In one Thermanaerovibrio velox DSM 12556 genomic region, the following are encoded:
- a CDS encoding XdhC family protein, which produces MDLKLLKIVNDEVSCGGIGVLCTVVDEVGSSPRSRGSSMWVRLDGSIAGTVGGGLLEHQVIQRALEMIAKGESCATFTKDLNATDGMVCGGKVVVYLEVLGGDDQLVVFGAGHVGKAIGDLARYLGFSVVVWDDREEFANQERFPYAEVHAGPLEDFMREFTSNRRTYIVVCTRGHALDSEVVRLLENKEAAYIGLIGSKSKLIALKESLLFNGVSEAHFERIFKPVGLPIGAETPEEIALSVMAEIVALKRRANLDSLRASWWD; this is translated from the coding sequence GTGGATTTAAAGCTTCTTAAGATCGTTAACGATGAGGTGAGCTGCGGCGGTATAGGGGTTCTCTGCACCGTGGTGGACGAGGTGGGTTCCTCTCCCAGGAGCAGGGGATCGTCCATGTGGGTTCGCCTCGATGGTTCCATAGCCGGTACCGTGGGGGGAGGTTTGCTGGAGCACCAGGTGATCCAGAGGGCCTTGGAGATGATAGCCAAGGGGGAGTCCTGTGCTACCTTCACCAAGGATCTAAACGCCACGGACGGCATGGTGTGCGGTGGTAAGGTAGTGGTGTACCTGGAGGTCCTGGGCGGGGACGACCAGCTAGTGGTATTCGGGGCCGGGCACGTGGGCAAGGCCATAGGGGACTTGGCCCGCTACCTTGGGTTCTCCGTGGTGGTATGGGATGACCGGGAGGAGTTCGCCAACCAGGAACGGTTTCCCTATGCGGAGGTACACGCAGGGCCCCTGGAGGATTTCATGCGTGAATTCACGTCCAACCGCAGGACCTACATAGTAGTATGCACCAGGGGTCATGCCTTGGACTCCGAGGTGGTTCGGCTCCTGGAGAATAAGGAGGCCGCCTACATAGGGCTTATAGGCTCCAAGAGCAAGCTTATAGCGTTGAAGGAGTCCCTGCTTTTCAACGGGGTGAGCGAGGCTCACTTTGAGCGCATATTCAAGCCCGTGGGGCTCCCAATAGGGGCGGAGACCCCGGAGGAGATAGCCCTTTCGGTGATGGCGGAGATAGTGGCGCTCAAGAGGAGGGCCAATCTGGATTCCCTCAGGGCCTCCTGGTGGGATTGA
- a CDS encoding DVU_1551 family NTP transferase, with the protein MGMRLGGLVLLGGYSSRMGRFKPGLDIGGATPVERCVRLLSSAGVDPVVAVVGHNRQEAEALVSSAGADVVFNPLYPSGMFSSVRRGVEALMGSGVTGAFVLPVDVPLVRPCTVRALADRFAALAGSGAVDALIPVFRGRTGHPPVIGSHRFEEILGFEGQGGLRALMSGWKLETLDVFDSHVLLDMDTPEDLDVILSRLGRMEAPDREECLEMLRLYNTPPDVVSHSLAVCGAGLSIGRALVPRGAQLDLAMLEAGCLLHDIAKGTGNHEAAGEELLKGLGFERLGTLVGSHRDLPDSVRTPEAEVLFLADKSVKGTGFITLEDRLNVMRLRLRDDPAALAGAERRIGLAMEIRRKVEALAGAKLEEILSLDR; encoded by the coding sequence ATGGGCATGAGGCTTGGGGGGCTTGTGCTGCTTGGGGGTTACTCAAGCCGCATGGGGCGTTTCAAGCCCGGTTTGGACATCGGAGGGGCAACGCCGGTAGAGCGCTGCGTGAGGCTGCTCTCATCCGCCGGGGTGGATCCGGTGGTGGCGGTGGTGGGTCACAACCGGCAGGAGGCGGAGGCCCTTGTGAGTTCCGCCGGCGCGGACGTGGTCTTCAACCCCCTTTACCCCTCCGGCATGTTCTCATCGGTAAGGCGGGGCGTGGAGGCCCTGATGGGAAGCGGGGTGACAGGGGCCTTCGTGCTCCCCGTGGATGTGCCCCTCGTGAGGCCCTGCACCGTGAGGGCCTTGGCGGACCGTTTCGCGGCCCTCGCAGGCTCCGGGGCCGTGGATGCCCTTATCCCCGTCTTCAGGGGCAGGACCGGACACCCGCCGGTGATAGGAAGCCACAGGTTTGAGGAGATCCTGGGGTTTGAGGGCCAGGGAGGGCTTAGGGCCCTCATGTCGGGGTGGAAGTTGGAGACGTTGGACGTCTTCGACAGCCACGTGTTGCTCGACATGGACACCCCTGAGGACCTTGATGTGATCCTTTCGCGGCTTGGCCGGATGGAAGCCCCGGACCGGGAGGAGTGTCTTGAGATGCTAAGGCTATACAACACCCCCCCGGATGTGGTGTCCCACTCCCTGGCGGTGTGCGGCGCCGGGCTTAGCATCGGGAGGGCCCTCGTACCCAGGGGTGCCCAGCTGGACCTGGCGATGTTGGAGGCGGGGTGTCTGCTCCACGACATAGCCAAGGGCACCGGGAACCACGAGGCGGCGGGGGAGGAACTGCTGAAGGGGCTGGGCTTTGAACGTCTGGGCACCCTGGTGGGTTCTCACCGAGACCTCCCGGACTCGGTGAGAACCCCCGAAGCGGAGGTGCTGTTCCTGGCGGACAAGTCCGTGAAGGGAACCGGTTTCATCACACTGGAGGATAGGCTTAATGTTATGCGTCTTAGGCTCAGGGACGATCCCGCTGCCCTTGCGGGGGCGGAGCGCCGGATAGGCCTTGCCATGGAGATACGACGCAAGGTCGAGGCCCTCGCGGGGGCAAAACTTGAGGAGATCTTGAGTCTTGATAGATAA